A genomic window from Microvirga sp. TS319 includes:
- a CDS encoding DUF2306 domain-containing protein, whose translation MSFAPLLSASPVVQLHAAAALGAFGLGAYQMASRKGMRGHRRAGWVWVVLMGVVALSSLGIVSSRPWIGPLGPIHALSALTLMTLPLAVIHARRGRIAGHRRAMMLLFFIGLVLTGAFTLIPGRLMHQVVFGSSIGLGT comes from the coding sequence ATGTCCTTCGCACCCCTTCTGTCCGCTTCGCCTGTCGTCCAGCTTCACGCAGCGGCCGCCCTGGGGGCCTTCGGGCTCGGCGCCTACCAGATGGCGAGCCGCAAGGGCATGCGGGGCCACCGGCGGGCCGGCTGGGTCTGGGTCGTGCTCATGGGAGTGGTGGCGCTCAGCTCCCTCGGGATCGTCTCGAGCCGCCCATGGATCGGGCCCCTCGGCCCGATCCATGCCCTCTCCGCCCTGACCCTGATGACCCTGCCGCTCGCCGTGATCCACGCCAGACGCGGCCGGATCGCGGGCCACCGCAGGGCGATGATGCTCCTCTTCTTCATCGGCCTTGTCCTCACGGGAGCATTCACGCTGATCCCCGGACGACTCATGCACCAAGTGGTGTTTGGAAGCTCGATCGGGCTCGGAACTTGA
- a CDS encoding acetyl-CoA carboxylase carboxyltransferase subunit alpha, with protein sequence MRSYLDFEKPVAELEAKVEELRALGENRDAVSITEDVSRLEAKAADALKDLYSKLTPWQKTLVARHPQRPHFVDYCAGLITEFTPLSGDRKFAEDEAIMAGFGRFRGQPVCVLGQEKGHNTETRIRHNFGMARPEGYRKAVRLMEMADRFGLPVLSFVDTAGAYPGIEAEERGQAEAIARSTETQLGLGVPNVSIIIGEGGSGGAIAIATANKVLMMEHAIYSVISPEGAASILWRDSARAQDAATNMKITAQDLLRLGIIDAIVTEPVGGAHRDPEAAIQTAGAAIEEALHDLGNMGPAEIRDHRAEKFLNIGRKL encoded by the coding sequence ATGCGCAGTTATCTCGATTTCGAAAAGCCAGTCGCCGAGCTTGAGGCGAAGGTCGAAGAGCTCCGTGCCCTCGGGGAGAACCGGGACGCCGTCTCCATCACGGAGGACGTGTCCCGTCTGGAAGCCAAAGCGGCGGATGCCCTGAAGGATCTCTATTCCAAGCTCACGCCCTGGCAGAAGACCCTGGTCGCGCGCCATCCGCAGCGGCCCCACTTCGTCGATTACTGCGCCGGCCTGATCACAGAGTTCACGCCGCTTTCCGGCGACCGCAAATTCGCCGAGGACGAGGCCATCATGGCCGGTTTCGGCCGCTTCCGGGGCCAGCCCGTCTGCGTGCTCGGCCAGGAGAAGGGTCATAATACGGAAACCCGCATCCGGCACAATTTCGGCATGGCCCGCCCCGAAGGCTACCGCAAGGCCGTGCGCCTGATGGAAATGGCCGACCGCTTCGGCCTGCCCGTCCTGTCCTTCGTGGATACCGCCGGTGCCTACCCGGGCATCGAGGCCGAGGAGCGCGGCCAAGCCGAGGCCATCGCCCGCTCGACCGAGACTCAGCTGGGCTTGGGCGTGCCGAACGTGTCCATCATCATCGGCGAGGGTGGATCGGGCGGCGCCATCGCGATCGCCACCGCCAACAAGGTGCTGATGATGGAGCACGCCATCTACAGCGTGATTTCGCCGGAAGGCGCGGCCTCGATCCTCTGGCGCGACTCGGCCCGTGCCCAGGACGCCGCCACCAACATGAAGATCACGGCCCAGGATCTCCTGCGCCTCGGCATCATCGACGCCATCGTCACCGAGCCGGTGGGCGGCGCCCATCGCGACCCGGAAGCCGCCATCCAGACCGCCGGCGCGGCCATCGAGGAAGCCCTCCACGATCTCGGCAACATGGGTCCGGCGGAGATCCGGGATCACCGGGCCGAGAAGTTCCTCAATATCGGCCGCAAGCTCTAG
- a CDS encoding TetR/AcrR family transcriptional regulator: MSTSESDRPERRGGRSGKRGRSAFGYHHGDLRRALIAAGRELVARDGPAALSLREAARLAGVSHNAPYRHFENREALLAAMAAAGFADLRDALLRAAAEAPPERRLEELGKAYLSFALNHRADFLLMFGSVLPIGQHPELKETAASAFDALRQTVADPLRPAPGQEQRAIRAWALAHGLAHLVADGQLTLEAAIEALEA, translated from the coding sequence GTGTCAACATCGGAATCCGATAGACCGGAAAGGCGTGGCGGCCGATCCGGCAAACGAGGGCGCTCCGCTTTCGGATATCACCATGGCGATCTCCGGCGGGCGCTGATCGCGGCGGGGCGCGAGCTCGTCGCGCGGGACGGGCCCGCCGCCCTGAGCCTGCGCGAGGCGGCCCGGCTCGCAGGGGTCTCGCACAACGCTCCCTATCGCCACTTCGAGAACCGGGAGGCATTGCTCGCCGCGATGGCGGCGGCGGGCTTCGCCGATCTCAGGGATGCCCTCCTTCGGGCGGCAGCGGAAGCGCCGCCCGAGCGACGGCTGGAGGAACTCGGCAAGGCCTATCTGAGCTTTGCCCTGAACCACCGGGCCGACTTCCTGCTGATGTTCGGCTCGGTTCTTCCCATCGGGCAGCATCCCGAGCTGAAGGAGACGGCCGCATCCGCCTTCGATGCTCTCCGGCAGACCGTCGCGGATCCATTGCGTCCAGCCCCCGGGCAGGAGCAGCGTGCCATCCGGGCCTGGGCCCTGGCTCACGGGCTCGCGCATCTCGTCGCCGATGGGCAGCTGACCCTGGAGGCAGCCATCGAAGCTCTTGAAGCCTAG
- a CDS encoding L,D-transpeptidase family protein, whose protein sequence is MLKRIALAASLALALAACQDENFAGGSTRHLSPIPPATMALMSTKGMSKNDPILVRAYKKESELEVWKRGSNGKYALLKTYPICRWSGQLGPKTREGDRQVPEGFYAVTPAQMNPNSAYYLSFDTGYPNAYDRSFGRNGGDIMVHGSCSSRGCFAMTDQNIAEIYAIAREAFASGQRAFQFQSYPFRMTPDNLAKHRLDTNIAFWKNLKEGSDTFDITKEEVQVSVANRRYQFYAGSEVASAVAQKQRHDEQEVAELVSKGVKPIKLVYHDGDTHESFRTALANASGVTDTKLGFVSRTEGIASGPQQIALDDSGREKIEAPAPALAFASMKEVPAETPKPKVVAAAQPAASAPAPSSEETPFYKKMFGNVADLFSAPSQPAAESVQAAPAAIAPAARIPAKPQKRADVESGLKLAQVRN, encoded by the coding sequence ATGTTGAAGCGTATCGCATTGGCCGCGAGCCTGGCGCTCGCGCTCGCCGCCTGCCAGGACGAGAATTTCGCCGGAGGCTCCACGCGCCATCTTTCACCGATTCCGCCGGCCACCATGGCGCTCATGTCCACCAAGGGCATGTCCAAGAACGATCCCATCCTGGTCCGGGCCTACAAGAAGGAATCGGAGCTGGAAGTCTGGAAGCGCGGCTCCAACGGGAAGTACGCGCTGCTCAAGACCTATCCCATCTGCCGCTGGTCCGGCCAGCTCGGGCCCAAGACCCGCGAGGGCGACCGCCAGGTGCCGGAAGGCTTCTACGCGGTCACTCCGGCGCAGATGAACCCGAACTCCGCCTATTACCTGTCGTTCGACACCGGCTATCCGAACGCCTATGACCGGTCCTTCGGCCGCAACGGCGGAGACATCATGGTTCACGGCTCGTGCTCCTCGCGCGGCTGCTTCGCCATGACGGACCAGAACATCGCGGAAATCTACGCGATTGCCCGCGAGGCCTTCGCGAGCGGCCAGCGCGCCTTCCAGTTCCAGTCCTACCCGTTCCGGATGACGCCCGATAACTTGGCCAAGCACCGCCTCGATACGAACATCGCCTTCTGGAAGAACCTGAAGGAAGGCTCCGACACCTTCGACATCACGAAGGAAGAGGTGCAGGTGTCGGTCGCCAACCGGCGCTATCAGTTCTATGCCGGCTCCGAGGTGGCCTCCGCCGTGGCGCAGAAGCAGCGCCATGACGAGCAGGAGGTGGCCGAGCTCGTCTCCAAGGGCGTGAAGCCGATCAAGCTCGTTTATCACGACGGCGACACCCACGAATCCTTCCGCACGGCACTGGCCAACGCGTCCGGCGTCACCGACACCAAGCTCGGCTTCGTGAGCCGGACCGAAGGCATCGCGTCCGGACCGCAGCAGATCGCCCTCGACGACAGCGGCCGCGAGAAGATCGAGGCCCCGGCTCCGGCCCTGGCCTTCGCGTCCATGAAGGAAGTGCCCGCCGAAACCCCGAAGCCCAAGGTCGTGGCGGCGGCCCAGCCGGCGGCCTCCGCTCCGGCTCCGTCCTCTGAGGAGACGCCCTTCTACAAGAAGATGTTCGGCAACGTCGCCGACCTCTTCAGCGCCCCCTCTCAGCCCGCCGCGGAATCGGTTCAGGCCGCGCCGGCCGCGATCGCCCCGGCCGCCAGGATTCCGGCAAAGCCGCAGAAGCGCGCGGACGTGGAATCCGGCCTGAAGCTGGCCCAGGTCAGGAACTGA